A region of Spartinivicinus poritis DNA encodes the following proteins:
- the prpB gene encoding methylisocitrate lyase, with protein sequence MTTSQSPGARFRQLVKDQLPVQVVGTINAYCAMLAEQAGHQAIYLSGAGVANASFGLPDLGMTSLNDVLEDVRRITAASSLPLLVDCDTGFGGAFNIARTIKEMERAGAAAIHIEDQVAQKRCGHRPGKAIVSADEMVDRVKAAVDARQDANFVIMARTDAHAVEGMEAAIERSLLCIEAGADMIFPEAMHSLDEYQKFVAAVKVPVLANITEFGKTPLFTTKALAAVGVQLVLYPLSAFRAMSKAALDVYQTLLSEGSQKTRLEDMQTREQLYRTLDYHAYEDKLDQLFAKRQTDNS encoded by the coding sequence ATGACAACCTCTCAATCACCAGGGGCTCGCTTTAGACAGCTGGTTAAAGATCAGTTGCCTGTACAGGTGGTCGGTACGATAAACGCATACTGTGCTATGTTAGCGGAACAAGCGGGTCATCAAGCTATTTATTTATCTGGCGCTGGGGTTGCTAATGCCTCTTTTGGATTGCCTGATCTAGGAATGACCAGCTTGAATGATGTGCTGGAAGATGTTCGTCGGATAACCGCCGCTAGCTCATTACCCTTATTAGTTGACTGTGATACTGGATTTGGTGGTGCATTTAATATTGCTCGTACCATAAAAGAAATGGAGCGGGCTGGCGCAGCGGCCATTCATATTGAGGATCAGGTGGCACAAAAGCGTTGTGGCCACCGGCCAGGAAAAGCAATTGTTAGCGCTGATGAAATGGTAGATAGAGTGAAAGCGGCTGTTGATGCACGTCAGGATGCAAATTTTGTTATTATGGCGCGTACTGACGCCCATGCGGTTGAGGGAATGGAAGCAGCTATTGAGCGCTCGTTACTGTGTATAGAAGCAGGCGCAGATATGATATTCCCAGAGGCTATGCACTCGTTAGACGAGTACCAGAAATTTGTAGCTGCTGTCAAAGTACCTGTGTTGGCAAATATCACTGAGTTTGGTAAAACCCCTTTATTTACTACCAAAGCGTTGGCTGCGGTTGGTGTACAACTGGTGTTGTATCCACTAAGTGCGTTTCGTGCAATGAGTAAAGCAGCTCTTGATGTGTACCAAACGTTGCTGAGTGAAGGAAGTCAGAAAACGCGCTTAGAAGATATGCAAACCAGAGAACAGCTCTATCGAACCTTAGACTACCATGCTTATGAAGATAAGCTGGACCAGTTGTTTGCAAAACGGCAGACAGATAACTCCTAA
- a CDS encoding PilZ domain-containing protein: protein MTENIDELLEDTEAHEQRVFPRREVKWKAAIKDKQTGQIVPAITVNVSEQGALLETDICFKKMQLLPVMIQVIYGNSKLVIYTTAEVRHVVIRKTDFHLGIEFKEIDSKSQKFLAKFAERAI from the coding sequence ATGACTGAGAATATTGATGAACTTTTAGAGGATACGGAAGCACATGAACAGCGAGTGTTTCCTCGTCGAGAAGTGAAATGGAAAGCGGCTATTAAAGATAAACAGACTGGACAGATAGTGCCTGCAATAACCGTTAATGTTTCAGAGCAGGGTGCACTCTTGGAAACGGATATCTGTTTTAAAAAGATGCAGCTATTGCCAGTGATGATTCAAGTGATTTACGGCAATAGTAAGTTAGTGATTTATACAACGGCTGAAGTTCGCCATGTAGTAATAAGAAAAACAGATTTTCATTTGGGGATTGAGTTTAAAGAAATAGATTCAAAATCTCAAAAATTCTTAGCAAAGTTTGCTGAGCGTGCTATATAG
- a CDS encoding diguanylate cyclase yields the protein MKNPLAPILTHRKDHPLTYRLLGYIILCSSVFALISTALQLYFDYTKDISVIDEQFSQIQHSHLPSLSVGLWHVNMPQVHSQLDGILQFADIVHVELDNELGTVIKLGEPTDPVYQIERSFKVVYDDVHLGKVEVGKLVVQGTLENVYNRLFDKALVILFTQLGKTFIVSIFIVLIILSMVAIPLSQMARYARKLGLTNLAKELKLVGKQPSNPPDEIDEVVNAINDMRMSLQSDMIKRERAEQELNHYREHLEDLIESRTALLQRREQAEKLVARLSTKFISLQIDAIEQTVDHALSIIGQFFESDYSYIYLISDDGQYLYKAFEWRNSEVQHTKSLPKVIFIDDYPWLQTRLGHNTQIPDVSLLTGEANLEKDLFESADVGSFAMVPLRIQEHLRGIFGQAVANTAKTWTIDDFVLMRLFGDMVVSALIRKDMEIKLRDANEKLTRLAIQDGLTGLSNRRHFDQTLKMEYIRFSRTRSPLSLIICDVDYFKKYNDFYGHDAGDRCLKQVAHILEDIFKRETDLAARYGGEEFAVILPSTGPENALELANQLRERVCDLQIPHAASPISSWVTVSVGVLTVDESIITDLDQLIPTVDKALYRAKDNGRNRVEVAVATAA from the coding sequence ATGAAAAACCCTCTGGCGCCTATCTTAACTCACCGTAAAGACCATCCCTTAACTTATCGTTTGTTGGGCTATATTATCCTCTGTAGCTCAGTTTTTGCCTTGATATCAACTGCATTGCAACTGTATTTTGACTATACCAAAGATATCAGCGTTATTGATGAGCAGTTTTCACAAATTCAACATAGCCATTTACCCAGCTTGTCGGTCGGCCTATGGCATGTAAATATGCCTCAGGTGCATAGCCAGCTTGATGGTATTTTACAATTTGCCGATATTGTTCATGTTGAGTTGGATAATGAGTTAGGCACGGTAATTAAGCTGGGTGAGCCGACGGATCCAGTGTATCAAATCGAACGAAGCTTTAAAGTCGTTTATGATGATGTCCATTTAGGAAAGGTAGAAGTAGGTAAGCTGGTCGTACAAGGCACGTTGGAAAATGTTTATAACCGATTATTTGATAAAGCGTTGGTGATTTTATTTACCCAACTCGGTAAGACCTTTATCGTTTCTATTTTTATTGTTCTCATTATTTTGTCAATGGTTGCGATTCCCCTCAGTCAAATGGCTCGGTATGCAAGAAAATTAGGTCTGACCAATTTAGCAAAAGAACTGAAGTTAGTTGGCAAGCAGCCCTCAAATCCCCCCGATGAAATAGATGAAGTGGTAAATGCTATTAATGATATGCGCATGTCATTACAAAGTGACATGATCAAGCGGGAACGAGCAGAGCAAGAGCTAAACCATTACCGAGAGCACTTGGAAGATTTGATTGAGAGTCGTACCGCCTTACTTCAACGGCGGGAGCAAGCTGAAAAGCTGGTTGCTCGACTATCAACTAAGTTTATCAGTTTACAAATAGATGCGATTGAGCAAACTGTTGATCATGCCCTTAGTATCATTGGTCAGTTTTTTGAGTCTGACTATAGCTATATTTATTTGATTAGCGATGATGGCCAATATCTTTATAAAGCATTCGAATGGCGCAATAGTGAAGTTCAACATACAAAGTCACTACCCAAGGTGATATTTATTGATGATTATCCATGGCTTCAAACCAGACTAGGCCATAATACTCAGATCCCCGATGTGAGTTTACTAACAGGCGAAGCAAATTTAGAGAAAGATTTATTTGAAAGTGCGGATGTAGGTTCCTTTGCGATGGTGCCGTTGCGTATTCAAGAGCATTTACGTGGCATATTCGGTCAGGCAGTAGCAAATACAGCAAAAACCTGGACCATTGATGATTTTGTCTTAATGCGCCTGTTTGGTGATATGGTCGTGAGTGCATTAATCAGAAAAGATATGGAAATCAAACTGCGAGATGCAAATGAAAAGTTAACCCGACTGGCTATTCAGGATGGTTTAACTGGGTTGAGTAATCGTCGTCACTTCGATCAGACCTTAAAGATGGAATATATCCGTTTTTCTCGTACACGAAGCCCCTTATCACTGATTATTTGTGATGTAGATTATTTTAAAAAATACAATGATTTTTATGGACATGATGCTGGTGACCGCTGTTTAAAACAAGTTGCCCATATTTTAGAGGATATTTTTAAGCGAGAAACCGATTTAGCGGCACGTTATGGTGGAGAAGAGTTTGCCGTGATTTTACCCTCAACAGGACCAGAAAATGCGTTGGAGCTAGCTAACCAATTAAGGGAAAGGGTATGTGACTTACAAATACCCCACGCAGCCTCACCCATTAGTTCTTGGGTGACCGTCAGTGTGGGTGTATTGACCGTTGATGAATCCATTATTACGGATTTAGACCAATTAATACCAACCGTTGATAAAGCACTCTATCGTGCTAAAGATAATGGTCGTAATCGTGTCGAAGTAGCAGTTGCAACCGCTGCTTAA